A genomic window from Treponema maltophilum ATCC 51939 includes:
- a CDS encoding RelA/SpoT family protein: MSDFQLNRTITDPQLLMETFFREYPDYAGKDKDFIQSGWKFLCAQAGDKQRPGGEPYILHPMRVACILAENKLDGECIVAGFLHNILKFEDVDPEKIERQFGPAVINIIRCSQRITGLNMKSKTLEQADSFRKMLFAMTDDIRVILVKMADRLDRIRSISFLESEEQKSLPSEIIEIWAPLANRLGMAAVKIEMEDLSLKFSNPDVFAQLKKIVSLKKSERTEYIEKAQKEIYKAAVKAGIEVSVYGRAKHFYSIYQKMRKKNRTAEELLDLLAIRILCKTTADCYIMVGLVHNLWKPLEGRFKDYIAMPKANGYRSIHTTVLCGTRPLEIQIRTHEMHAVAEHGVASHWLYKKGMSKDLVDIDSLAIINQLKELRKDHLNDGEFFNEIKSELLGDSIFVFTPKGEVKKLPIGSTAIDFAYAIHSRIGETLVGAKADGHIIPLSKPLKNTQIIEILTNPQAHPTENQLRMVKTARARSKIRAWLAQNNAPDASVKEAVKPSAKSAAKPLAEPEPKLESAAAKSGTDPAVKIGTKSGAPAAGEVPLQDTEGGVPVKIRIGDTANFLASTAKCCRPKYGDPIVGYVSRGRGIIVHRADCKNFSRIANIAERTVQVMWKDIPLQTSSVVKSPQKTVPKNEER, encoded by the coding sequence ATGAGCGACTTTCAGTTAAACAGAACAATAACCGATCCTCAGCTTCTTATGGAAACTTTTTTCCGCGAATATCCCGATTATGCCGGAAAAGACAAAGATTTTATACAATCCGGCTGGAAATTCCTGTGCGCTCAAGCGGGAGACAAACAGCGTCCCGGCGGCGAGCCGTACATTCTGCACCCTATGCGCGTCGCCTGTATTTTGGCGGAAAACAAGTTGGACGGCGAATGTATCGTTGCCGGCTTTTTGCACAATATTTTGAAATTTGAAGACGTCGATCCCGAAAAAATCGAACGGCAGTTCGGGCCGGCCGTCATAAATATTATCCGCTGTTCGCAGCGCATTACGGGCCTCAATATGAAAAGCAAAACGCTCGAACAGGCCGATTCCTTCCGCAAAATGCTGTTTGCGATGACCGACGACATCCGCGTTATTTTGGTAAAAATGGCCGACCGGCTCGACCGCATCCGCAGTATCTCATTTCTTGAAAGCGAAGAACAAAAAAGTCTTCCGTCCGAAATTATCGAAATTTGGGCGCCGCTTGCAAACCGCTTAGGTATGGCCGCGGTAAAAATCGAAATGGAAGATTTAAGCTTGAAATTTTCCAATCCCGACGTATTCGCACAGCTGAAAAAAATCGTTTCGCTGAAAAAAAGCGAGCGCACCGAATATATCGAAAAAGCGCAAAAAGAAATTTACAAAGCCGCGGTAAAAGCGGGTATTGAAGTTTCCGTGTACGGCAGGGCGAAACATTTTTATTCGATTTATCAAAAAATGCGCAAAAAGAACCGCACCGCCGAAGAACTTTTGGATTTGCTCGCCATACGAATTTTATGCAAAACGACCGCCGATTGTTACATCATGGTCGGGCTCGTGCATAACCTGTGGAAGCCGCTCGAAGGAAGATTTAAAGATTATATCGCGATGCCCAAGGCAAACGGGTACCGGAGCATACACACGACCGTTTTGTGCGGCACTCGTCCTTTGGAAATTCAAATACGGACGCACGAAATGCATGCGGTCGCCGAACACGGAGTCGCAAGCCACTGGCTGTACAAAAAAGGCATGAGCAAGGATTTGGTCGACATCGACAGTCTTGCGATTATCAATCAATTAAAAGAACTGCGAAAAGACCATTTGAATGACGGCGAATTTTTTAACGAAATCAAAAGCGAACTTTTGGGCGATTCGATTTTCGTGTTTACGCCCAAAGGCGAAGTAAAAAAATTACCGATAGGTTCCACCGCAATCGATTTTGCCTACGCGATCCACAGCCGCATCGGAGAAACCCTCGTCGGCGCAAAGGCGGACGGTCATATCATTCCGCTTTCAAAGCCTTTAAAGAATACGCAGATTATCGAAATTTTGACGAACCCGCAGGCGCACCCGACGGAAAATCAGCTGAGGATGGTAAAAACCGCTCGTGCGCGCTCCAAAATACGCGCATGGCTTGCCCAAAATAATGCACCCGATGCGTCCGTAAAAGAGGCGGTAAAGCCGTCCGCAAAGTCCGCAGCGAAACCGCTTGCAGAGCCGGAACCCAAACTTGAATCGGCTGCCGCTAAAAGCGGCACCGACCCCGCCGTAAAGATCGGTACAAAAAGCGGCGCTCCCGCCGCGGGAGAAGTTCCCCTGCAGGACACCGAAGGCGGCGTCCCCGTTAAAATCCGCATCGGGGATACGGCAAACTTTTTGGCGTCGACGGCAAAGTGCTGCCGGCCGAAATACGGCGACCCGATTGTCGGCTACGTATCGCGCGGACGCGGCATCATTGTCCACCGCGCCGACTGCAAAAACTTCAGTCGTATTGCGAACATAGCCGAACGCACCGTTCAGGTTATGTGGAAAGATATTCCCTTGCAAACTTCAAGTGTTGTAAAATCTCCCCAAAAGACCGTCCCCAAAAACGAGGAAAGATAA